The genomic region tccagaggcagcatgtACTATAGGCTTCCTTTGTAAGTGCAGTATTGTATACAAGGGTgtttctgagaaaaaaaataaataaaaaaaattaaaaaaaacctgtcaagaatatgtcTTCGTCCTATATTACTCCAATTATATTTTGCCTAgagaaaatgaagcatattttagggccaataaatatttttattttacattgtgatattattttcaggaCAGTTGTGCACATTTTACCCcgcaattctcattaccacacaGCAAAAAAGATAGTCactatgatattctcattatgcaacataaaaaaaaagatatattatttaacttgtaaagtatttatacatcatagtagttctCCACTGGTACTGCTTTTCatttctgctgatttaaaataagaaaaataattgtacaacagcatcttttttactgAAATGGTAGAAACATGAGGGAGTAACATGTTACGTGTtctgaaaataatgcaaaaaaatttaatggTTCTGAatttaggcttaattttctttatgccaaatatatatagatttatttatttattacgtaTTGATTTTTTGATTATtgtatgaccaggacattttcttaacGGGTTTTGTGAGAGTCACCCATTATTTTCTAAATACAAAATTGTGATTGTTAAAAAAGCATTAGATCAAAATGAGAAGTTATTTAGTCTAAATTTGACATTGGTTTTACACAATGATCCCCTGCTTATTATATCAAAATTTGCTGTGTAATCTCATTCTGCTGAGTGTGGTTTAAATTTGTGCACATTGTTGATCTTTGTTACATCAGCACGCTGTCAGATCTCATCTCCCTGATCAGTCGTTCTGCTCACCTCTGGTTTAATGCCGAGCTCTGTCCTCTGTGTGTGTGCTCTCTCTGACAGACTGCTTGGCTGTGTGTGCGTGCTGGTCTCCAGAACACCATTTGAATGTCTGAGTGTGTCCGTGCTGAAGGCAGCCTGGTAGCTGGTCTCAGGTTGGGGCTCACCAGTGCCTGTACTGAGGAAGGTGGGTCGTTTTTGGGCAGACTTTGATGGCCGGGCTCTAGACCAAGGCTGGTACTCCTGCCTGATCCCAGAGAGAGATCAAATGTTACAGACAGACAAAAACAGTGTCAGAGTCCTGGGGAGCATCAGACAAGAGCAGCAGAGGTTATGCAGAGCTAAAATCAAGTTTCTAAATGAAAGCAACAGGTGGCCTGATCAGTGATTTACTACAACCTGTATGAAACATGATTCAAGTCACTTATATGAATAGCTGCATCATGCTCATTGTCTGTCTATATGAAAAAATTATGTTCTTCATAAAAACTACAGTCCGATATGTTGAAAACCCCACAGCAGAGGGCTTTATATTCAGAGGATTATAACAGCACAATCTGCAGAAGCATGAAATCCTCTGGGAAAATCAATCTGCGAAGTGCTTAGTTGAATAATTGAAGTGAAATGATGCATAAATCACAGATCAACTAGTAAACGATAGGCTGATACAAACAGCTCTGTCGATCATAATTATGTTTTCATCCGACTTAATTTATGTCATATTAGATTTTAGTTTCATTGCTCTTTTACGAGTTGTCCAATTAAATATGCATGACAAGTGAGCACATCGTTTGAAAATCACCGCAATGCACAACCATTACAACAACCTTAGcttcgcttaaaaaaaaaaaaaaaaaaaaaaaaaacactattgtaaaatatatattataaattattatattctacataataataatattctctctctttatatatatatatataaatagcttATAATAAAATGTGCTCTAACGATAGCGAATATATCATttataactaaaatattttatatttattatatttgtattttatattatttataatattgttatataatataataaatatatatataaaaatataagtatatatatatatatatatatatatatatattctgattaGTAATAAATAGTATGTAATAacgtaaaataaaatgtatatatagaataataataaaaattaataatatatatgtaatattaataaattaaaacattaaataatataattaataaaacaacCAATTtacccaaaacacatttttagaattaattatatatatatcgttGTTATAATGACTTTTTTaactaaaacatattttaaaatactttttaatatttaaaatatttttcattagtATTTTAGGATTATAACAAATAATAAGTATAATATAGTCGTTGTAAAGTGTTTCTTGCACCAAACAAAATCTAAATGCCAAATGCTTATTTGCTGGGTCTCATTTGGATTAATTATGATAACTAAATGAAAAGAAGCGAGTCTGAGTCAGTCAATGAGAGGTGCTGAAAGAACAGCTCCCTTGAGAGGCCACAGAGCAAAACTCCTGGATTGATCATCAGTACCTGTACGAGCTGATCTGATCTCCGCCTCTCTGCCTGCCGCTGCGCTCCTTTCTCTCCACCCGCGGCTGATTCGTGCCGTTCGGGTAACTGTTTACCGGGCTGTCCGTTAATGCGCCGCTTTTTCCGCCGTTAATAATCCAGGGAAAGTTGTCCTTCTTCGGAATGGGCCAAGGTTTGTAATCCTGTTTATATTGGGTGACGCTCGGAAAAGGCACACCCGGAGGATGGTAGTCCTCGCGGGGTTTGTAACTCGCTTCCGTCCGTCCCCGATGCGGCCACCGAGCTCCAGCAGCATCCCGCGCCGTGGTTGAGTCGCGCTGATCCGGCGTTACGAAGTCGATGCTCGGCGCTTGCTCCGTGGAAACCAGTTTGGTCACGGATTGCACCTCGTGCTCCGCGATGTCCGAATAGTTCTGAATCGTTAGCGGAACCGACAAATCCGATTTATCAAACTGATTCCAGAACCGCGCTAAACAACATACTCTGCTGATGCACGGCCAAGCCATAgcaaaaaaggggagagaaaaaaaaactgcaaacccaaaaaagcaaaataaatagaaaGAAAATGCAAGCGATAAAGTGGTTGATTACATCAAGTAATGTGAATGCGGGTCCACTTCTCGAGAACTGCGCGAGACCGCTCGCTGTCGGTTCACTGTCATTGCACACTCATCTCACGTGGTCCGCGGATTTCCACTtgatgcagaaaaaaaagaaaagaaaaaaaatccattgagaGCCGGTGACCTGTGCGCACCTCACGGCTAAACCAAGAGCACTGAACCAAATGTTCTGAAAATCCTTTATTAAtagctgtgtctcaaaacctagtgagattAGGCCCTACTACATAGACAGCGATATTTGGCATCATAGGCGCAAGTGTTTACTCACGACTTGACTAAATGCCTAAAATGCTGCCTACACTAATAAGGAGTGCCAAAAGTAGGCTACAACCCCAATTCAGGGACAGTACAGAAGatgctaataaaaacataaaggagTGATCTGTAAATACTACCCTGTTATATTGAAAGCAGCACAGCAACAACACATTGTATGATGTTTTACCATGTTAATTGCATTTGATGTTTTTCTTAATATACACTCAAtcaaaatcagatgattgcaacacactccaaacaaAGTTGAGGCTGTCATGTGTTTACCACTGTGCAACatcaacatttcttctaataacacttaagcatttgggcattgaagacacaagtttaagtttagcaagTGGAATTTTCAGCTGCGAATTGCACGGGGCCTTCGTTGGCAAAAGGATTTTTGGGCCCCCTGACATCTTTGCATTCTGAGCCCCCTATCTTATTGCAACCTGTacagcatttttttattaaaagtaatcATTAATAATAAACATGAACATATAATCATGATTTCACATTCAATAAGAGACACAAACAAATTTGAGTTcgaacaattaattaaaataacaatgcaTTTAATAGAAATAGCTATACAATAAATTTGTTATTTTAGCAAGTTGGGACTGTGTTTCTAATAGAAATATTGGATGTTTTAAATGCTGATTCAACCCTAGAAcacatatgtgggtcaaaaatgtCTCAGCGTCTAGTTAAGACATTTTTCTTAGTCAGCCTTTTGATCTATAAGAGAATTTCCATGACAATACCTAGAATACATATGTATAACCCATATGTATTTCCTATAgtattcaatgcatttaacactggtattatttttataatacattgATTGATTGTAGAGTAATATAGTGTTGtaaaatatatacaccgatcagccacaacattaaaaccacctgcctatataaaacagcaccaacccgcatctcagaatagcattctgagatgttattcttctcaccacaattgtacagtgcgtttatctgagttactgtagactttgtcatttcacaccagtctggccattctctgttgtcctctctcatcaacaaggcgtttccatccacagaactgccgctcactggatgttttttgtttttggcaccattctgagtaaattctagattgttgtgtgtgaaaatcccaggagatcaacagttacagaaatactcaaaccagcccatctggcaccaacaatcatccatatgattatctaatcagccaatcgtgtggcagcagtgcagtgcataaaatcatgcagatacaggtcaggagcttcagttaatgttcacatcaaccatcagaatgggggaaaaatgtgatctcagtgatttggaccatggcatgatcattggtgccagatgggctggtttgagtatttctgtaactgctgatctcctgggattttcacacacaacagtctctagaatttaagcgcaaaaacaacaacaaaggcCCCATACTATTccacagctgaagacctgcataatggatgaataggggaaaattctgcttgctaaattTAAAAAACCTTGcattacacagtggtaaacactcaactgtcccaacttttttggagcgtgttgcaatcatctgatttgaaataattgtatatttaaaaagcaaataaacaaattcATAAGGTAAAGCATCAAAATATgttttagtgctttcaatatagcacaagGTGAGTAGAATTTACatatcattcctttttgtttttattagtattttccatactgttccaactttattttttttggaattgcaattaaatttgatgctaaTCACCACACCATGGTGCTACCACAATACTTTCTGGAAGGAGCTCACTAGTTTTTGAGACACTCAAATTCTAACCGCGGCAAAGCAAAACGGATTTAGTGAGCCTAGAgaaaacccacaaaaatacacatTCTGTTTTTATTGTGACATTCTTCAAGTCAccataacaaacaaaacaacatctcaaaacatgGATTAGATATTATCTAGAATGTGTTTCAGTCTGGCTTATTTTGGCCTGGACATCagtataataaaacaataaacccTAATAGTCAACGGAAGGCAAAACCAAATGTCACTTGGTTCTGTTTTTTCCACCCAATAAGCATAAGCCCCATTAACAGGTCAATTAAACAAGCACCTGTCCCTCATTACTGCATTCTCTGGTCcttgaataaaaaaatgttgaGAACTTTTCTAAGCAAAAGTTTTACATTTCAAACGTTTTACATTTtagccttttatttttttaaactgacagGGAAATTTGTGGCCTAAACATGTGACTGTAAAATATGGAAAAGTAAATTTTCCTCTGAAAATTCACTACATTCCTCTGTAGGGTCAgatttcaaaaattaaaaaatccacaaaaatgtataatccTTTTATCATTCAACAAATAGCACACAGGGATCAGATACAGATCAGATATAGTTGTAAGCCACAAATCAGATCAAATAAATCACATGACATCATGCTAAAGCGTTCTGCAGGTAACAAATTCCCAAGTGTACCATCAAAGGTACCGTCactggaccctgttgacttgcattgtatggacctacagagcagaaatattcttctaaaaaatctatgtttgtgttcagcagaagaaaaaaagtcatacacatctgagatggcatgagggtgagtaaatgatgagagaattttcatctttgaactattcctttaaattcttgCATTACTATGAATAAACATGGTAAAAAcattcaaatttattaaaatgtgtattGCAAAGGAAATAAGAAGTATGATGTAGGTTGGAGTTCATTGTTAAGAAATGCTGCCCCCTGCAGGCAAGCAGTAGTAATACAGGTCTGAAGTTTAGTAGTGCATGAGGCTAAAGGTTCCTTATATAAGTCTTGTATATTCTCTATGATCTCAGCTCACATTCatcttaacatttttatttttaggtgaactatccctttaaggattcgTGTTCCAGCCCATTAAGGATTTCCAGTTCTAGCTCATTTTCTGTTCCCATTCCTTCTTTCTTAACTCCACTCGCCTTATTTTTCCACTTACAGTCTTGGGCAGATGATCCACAAATTCAATCTGACAAGAAATTGATTGAAACATTTGAAATGgggaacaaaatgtaacaatgtttccaaaataaaaatgtatcgaGTGAAATTAGGAAATATAAGAGGATGGCAGTGGGATCAGTTACCTTGCGTGGATATTTATAAGGAGCTGTGACACTCTTTACATGTGTTTGTAGTTCCTGGATCAGTTCTTCATGGTGTCTTGATTTAAAATCTGCTGTCAGCACTACAAAAGCCTTTACCACCTAAAACACAGAGCACAAACAGTTAAGATCCCTCTCTTTTCTGAAAACCAGTGTGAAAatcacattttgtattttaagtgAAAAACATCACAATTAGTTAAAATCTTAAACTACTCCAAGAACTTAATATACCAACTTTGCTCTAAAACCTAGTAAGATGTCTACTTAAACAGTATTTAAAGGCATCATAGGTATACTCCCGATGTGAAGGCTGTTTCAAAATTCTGTTGGCTGTTCTAAGAcaccttgttttggccaaattttaagACAGTCTCGCATATATGCTTCATAGAGAAGGCAATTGCAGTACCTCTCCTCGAACCGGATCAGGGCTGCTAACCACGGCTGATTCTGCTACAGCTGGATGTTCTATCAGAGCATTTTCCACCTCAAATGGGCCAATGCGGTACCTAAAACGCACACAATCAAAGATATCAAGCTAAATAAACTTTGTATCAAATAAACGATAAAAAAAACCGTTACTGTACCCTGCAGAGAGGATAACATCATCAGTTCTGCCGATGAACCACAGGTATCCGTCATCATCCATCATTCCTCTGTCACCTGTCAGGTAGAAATCGCCACGGAAACATTCTGCTGTGCGCTCTGGCTCCCCCTATAGGATGAATTCAGTAGTAAAACTTGATTTGCTCAATGCTGAAAAAACGGTATTAATCGTACACTACAGACCCACTGAGTGAAAGTGTGTTTGAGCAGAAGTACCGTGTACTCTGTAAAGAGAGAGAAGGGTCTGTGTGGTTTCACTCTGATGGCGAGGTTCCCCTCTTGTCCTTGTGGCACAATGAAACCATCTTCATCCACCACCTTCAAACAAAACATCCAAAAAGCTCACTGAAATCAGTCCAAATCAGTGTAAAGCTCCTTAAAGAGAATATTCTGGATTctgcacaagttaagctcaatcgacagcatttgtggcataatgttgattaccaaaaaaattaatttagactcgtccgtccttttctttgaaaatgcaataatcgaggttacagtgaggcacttacaatgaaagtgaatggggccaatttttggagggtttaaagacagaaatgtgaagcttataattttataaaagcacatacattaatttttatgttacaactagtgtgttatttgagctgtaaagttgtttaaatcatcattttagggtttgtcgtcatggcaataaagttgtaaaattggctatgactttacacagaaaaggttagtaagtgattttatcacactaaaatcatgttttaatgcatattgtttatgtctagtggctatactttagaaaaatgtagtattttaacatccaaaacttggccccattcacttacattgtaagtgcctcactgtaacccagatttttttttaaagaaaaggaggggtccagtcaggcttcctaagcaaccaattgggccggttgctagggagggtagagtcacgttgggttaacctcctcgtggtcgctataatgtggttctcgctctcggtggggcgcatggtgagttttgcgtggatgccgcggagaatagcgtgagcctccacatgcgctaggtctccatgataacgcgctcaacaagccacgtgataagatgatggtctcagatgcagaggcaactgagattcgtcctccaccacccggactgaggcgagtcactatgccaccacgaggacctagagcacactgggaattgggcatgccaaattggggagaaaataaaaataaaaaaaataaaaaaaggagggggacgtcaaaataattttttgtggtaatcaatataatgccacaaatgctgacaattgagcttaatttgtattgaacccggaatattcctttaaaatagcaAGAAGCGTCTGTTCCCTTGAAAAgcaatttaaacatttataggAACGGTTGTTTATACATTACTAACATgaggcaataaaaataaaaaaggaaaatactCAGGCTGCCGATTTTGCACGTTAAACTAGTGCGACAAATTTTAATGAAAAGTAAAATAATACATCTGTtgttttaacatgttaatttattcCAATTAatcatatgaaaaataatgcataaaaaaaacaacaacaaaattcaaaGCCTTAATGAGTGCATAAAgtctgtaataaggaatgttccaaccatcggagcaattcaagcttgatgtaccaccttgatgtggcagtagggggcagtcagcacgccAGTTTTACAGGCAACAAGATTTGTCAAACCAACAAAAGCAACAGGCAGCTCAGTCTTCCACAGATGCGCTTTTTGCACTCAACGACAGCTGGATTGAGTACAACAAAATGCAGAGATCTCAAGTTgcgtttttcaattaatttgacaCCGTATTCTAAAAACCCAGCAATTATGACTAGAGACACTGAAGACTAGTAAAAGGCAACCAAAATGAGGCACTCCGaaagtgtccgtctgacgcaTTAGtacaaagaccaacaattaaaaatagctcagACCAAAATAGGCCAacaatagggttatgttcaatgatatgaaaataaaacaaacaatatttcgACTTAAGCCACTTTCACTTGTTTGCGGCCACAATGTGTGTATATACTGCATGttgtaatgtatttaaatgatctcaactgtaatatttataattattttaaataaaatgtatactaaattatcttttttGGGGGGCCTTTTtcatcaaatattgatatatgacattaattaatctgaaaatcatgtaattaatttgattaatttaattttaatcttCGATTGACACCCCTAGAAAACACTATTATGGCCTTTTAACCCTGCTGCACCTGAACATCATATCCTGGTGCCGCCTTTCCAAAAGACCCTGGTTTGATCTTCATGCCTTTGAATGTGCCTGCAATTAAGACCTGGgtggaaaaagaagaaaatgatcTTTGTGTGAGACTACACAAAACTAAGCTTAAATTTATTCTCCTTCAGTTCATTGTAATGGATTTTATTAATGAATTTGTGTCTACATAAAAAGGTTCTAATTTTGGACCAGTTTTTACCTCCGTTTACattgctctcacaaaaattgacATTATATAAAACTTACAGTTTCAGTCTGTCCATAACCCTCATAGATGTCTAATCCAGTGAGTTCTTTCCATTTCCACATCACTTCTGGGTTTATAGGTTCCCCAGCACACAGACAGTGCTCAAGAGCCTGGAATTTAAACCTGAAAGCCAAATTACAATAAATCTTTAAAGTAGGAGCtaaaaattattcatttgtgTCCAGGATATCAGAGCACAGCAGTTACAGACAGAGTACCTGGATCTGTCCTCGTGTACAAGCATCCGATAAGCTGTTGGTGCCGTGCAGAAGGTGGTGATGGGATAGCTGCACAAAGTCTTTCATGAGAAAAACAAGAGTTTTACCTGGATACTTTTATACTGTTGAGTTTACTGCACACAACGAAATCTATTTActaatcataaaacatacatacatatgcagCTATATTTGTTGATTTGCAAAGTATATCCATAGTAAGATTTTAGGTTAGTTTTTGTACCTTGAGAACTGTAGTGGTGTCAAACCGTGGCATATGGCGAACAAATACACATGCTCCTTGAATCCAAGGAGCAAACACACTGCTCCATGCTGACTTGGCCCAACCCGTATCCGATGTGTTCCATAAAATATCCCGCTCTGTCAGATCCAACCAGTACCTGCACAAACAAgcacattttatataaatattaagaaTTATACATATTTAACCTTTTTATAACTACATAaaatgtatgaaattcccactacTCGGAAAGTTAAATCTGCtcattaaatatactgtacatacagtagagATTTAAggtctttaaaggtatagttcacccaaaaatgaaaattctctcatcatttactcaccctcatgccatcctagaggtgtatgactttctttcttctgcagaacacaaatgaagatttttagaaaaatatctcagctctgttggtccattcaatggaaTTAAATGGTGACCTGAACTGTGAAGCTCAAAAtgacacataaaggcagcataaaagtaatccatacaactccagtgattaaatccagcgatatgatagctgtgggtgagaaatagatcaataattaagtcttttttattttttatttttttactttaaatctcccctttcacttttacattcttcttcttttgttttttggtgattcgcattcttcgtgcatatagcACCTACTGATTGGGGCTGGTCAAaaggtgaagatttatagaaCAAAAGGTTcttcaatctgtttctcacccacacctatcatattgcttcaaaaaatatggatttaaccactagagacatatgtatgacttttatgctgacttaatgtgctttttggatcttcaccTGCGACATGGACAAATGGACAAACAGAGCcgacatatttttctaaaaatcatcatttgtgggggcctgggtagctcagtggtaaagatgctggctaccagccctggagttcgctagttcaaatcccagggtgtgctgagtgattccagccaggtctcctaagcaaccaaattggcccggttgctagggagggtagaatcacatggggtaacctcctcgtgatcgctataatgtggttcgttctcggtggggtgcgtggcgagttgagcgtggatgccgcggtggatggcgtgaagcctccacatgcgctatgtctccgtggcaatgcgctcaacaagccacgtgataagatgcacgggttgatggtctcagacgcggaggcaactgggattcgtcctccgccacctggactaaGGCGAATCaatacgcgaccacgaggacttaaaagcacattgggaattggccattccaaattgggagaaaaagggtaaaataaaaataaaaaaacatttcttcatttgtgttcagcagaagcaagaaagtcatacacatctgggatggcatgaaggtgagtaaatgatgatgagaattgggtgaactattccttttaggtaAAATGCAGAACTGGTATTTTACGAATCCAGCCTGCTGACCCTTACAAATGACCTCACAAACCTGCCGTTCACCGTGAGCCCCAGGCCGAAACTACAGTGGCTGTGTTGGGTCATTTTGGGTGAGCCAGTCGTGCCACTGGTAAAGAAGATAGTCATGGGCTCCTCACTCTTGGTGTCTACACAGACATGTTCATCTGATACTCTTCTACAacacaaatgtaaaatttcatttacacatttatagtGTTCAATTTAAAGTACTTGTATCCTATCAAGGTGCTTTACTCACTTATTGCTTTGtgcaattattaattaaaaagtcTCATGCACACAAATGACTTTCTGATTAAAATAGCATTGTACATGCACATCTGCCCTTCAGTCTCCTCCACTCACCCCATCAGTTCTGTCAGATTGCCCCAGCCGTGTCTGGTCCTGTGGGACAGCAGAAGTTTGATGGTGAGGGAAGGGCATTCTGAGGCCACTGTGTCCAACAGTGGAGCCACAGTTTCATCTGTGATTACACACTTGGCTCCAGAGGCCTGCAGCCGGTGGTGGATATCTCGAGCCGTGAGCTGACAAGTGCCGGGGATCAGAACAGTACCTATGAGAAAAGGGgggcaaaaagaaaagaaaaaaaaaaaaaagtgttgaaagaaaaacacacaactaGACATATGGAGAATTCccacaattgtaaataatggagaaggTGTCAagtgaaacttcagtgaagataGCACCTTAAAAATGTAACTGAATATGTACGTTgattgagatacaagtgttgagcTGAATTTGGCTTATGtactaaagctagcagcaacacatcgcATGCTTTCTAAACATAatttctgtcagctgttaaacagcgaaTGTTTCTGTGTTCCGTCTATTAAAAAAAcctttaagtgttccatttgggacaatactacactttgaaaatatgAGCACGATTCCTATATAGATGTTCACTGTGGGCATtaagacattaaagggatagttcaccctaaaaaatatataattctttcatcatttactcaccctcatgccatctcaaacttgtatgactttcttctgtggaacacaaagatacactatattgccaaaagtattcgctcacccatccaaataattgaattcaggtgttccaatcacttccatggccacaggtgtataaaatgaagcacctaggcatgcagactgcttctacaaacatatgtgaaagaatgggccgctctcaggagctcaatgaattccagcgtggtactgtgataggatgccacctgtgcaacaagtccagtcgtgaaatttcctcgctactaaatattccacagtcaactgtcagtggtatataacaaagtggaagtgattgggaatgacagcaactcagccatgaagtggtaggccatgtaaaatgacagagcgcggtcagcggatgctgaggcgcatagtgcgcagaggtcaccaactttctgcagagtcaatcgctacatattagctcaagaacagtgcgtagagagctttatggaatgggtttccatggccgagcagctgcatccaagccatacagcaccaagtgcaatgcaaagcgtcagatgcagtgatGTAAAGCACGcctccactggactctagagcagtggagacgcgttctctggagagacgaatcaagcttctccatctggcaatctgatggacgagtctgggtttggcggttgccaggagaacggtacttgtctgactgcattgtgccaactgtgaagtttggtggaggggggattatggtgtggggttgtttttcaggagctgggcttggccccttagttccagtgaaaggaactctgaatgcttcagcataccaagagattttggacaattccatgctcccaactttgtgggaacagttt from Myxocyprinus asiaticus isolate MX2 ecotype Aquarium Trade chromosome 5, UBuf_Myxa_2, whole genome shotgun sequence harbors:
- the acsm3 gene encoding acyl-coenzyme A synthetase ACSM3, mitochondrial isoform X1, encoding MHLTTFRKAIFKPTLKNAYNPEVLWRGQWLQMCRPKTSAPKNFGDYENIRRTYNLKPSARFNFAKDVLEQWERKEKNGLKSSLPALWWVNDIGEEVRWSFEELGFHSRRLANVLCQVCGLEKWDRVFLILPQVPEWWLANVACLRTGTVLIPGTCQLTARDIHHRLQASGAKCVITDETVAPLLDTVASECPSLTIKLLLSHRTRHGWGNLTELMGRVSDEHVCVDTKSEEPMTIFFTSGTTGSPKMTQHSHCSFGLGLTVNGRYWLDLTERDILWNTSDTGWAKSAWSSVFAPWIQGACVFVRHMPRFDTTTVLKTLCSYPITTFCTAPTAYRMLVHEDRSRFKFQALEHCLCAGEPINPEVMWKWKELTGLDIYEGYGQTETVLIAGTFKGMKIKPGSFGKAAPGYDVQVVDEDGFIVPQGQEGNLAIRVKPHRPFSLFTEYTGEPERTAECFRGDFYLTGDRGMMDDDGYLWFIGRTDDVILSAGYRIGPFEVENALIEHPAVAESAVVSSPDPVRGEVVKAFVVLTADFKSRHHEELIQELQTHVKSVTAPYKYPRKIEFVDHLPKTVSGKIRRVELRKKEWEQKMS
- the acsm3 gene encoding acyl-coenzyme A synthetase ACSM3, mitochondrial isoform X2 is translated as MHLTTFRKAIFKPTLKNAYNPEVLWRGQWLQMCRPKTSAPKNFGDYENIRRTYNLKPSARFNFAKDVLEQWERKEKNGLKSSLPALWWVNDIGEEVRWSFEELGFHSRRLANVLCQVCGLEKWDRVFLILPQVPEWWLANVACLRTGTVLIPGTCQLTARDIHHRLQASGAKCVITDETVAPLLDTVASECPSLTIKLLLSHRTRHGWGNLTELMGRVSDEHVCVDTKSEEPMTIFFTSGTTGSPKMTQHSHCSFGLGLTVNGRYWLDLTERDILWNTSDTGWAKSAWSSVFAPWIQGACVFVRHMPRFDTTTVLKTLCSYPITTFCTAPTAYRMLVHEDRSRFKFQALEHCLCAGEPINPEVMWKWKELTGLDIYEGYGQTETVLIAGTFKGMKIKPGSFGKAAPGYDVQLSLSAKSASVED